The genome window GGAATTCACCTGTCTTACCGTCCTTTTGATCTGCTCGATCTCAGCCGCATCTATGATGGACAGCTTGCGCACTGCTTCTTCTGTAATAAGGGGGTCTCCTAGAAGGTCATCCTTGAGCGTGAACTCAATCAGACCATCCAACGGCTGCCCTTCCTGTACAAACTCTCCATAGCGGCGGACAAAGGACCCGGTCGCTTGATTACGGCAGATGACCTCTAACGGTATCAGTTTCAGGGCCTCTACACGGATTTGCCATTCATCCAACTGCTGTATTATTGGGGTGGCGATACCGGCCTGGCGCAGGAGGGTGAAAAAGGCCATGGTTATCGTTAGATTCTTTTTCCCACTTCCGGGAATGGTGCCGACAATGAAATTACCTCCCGGATCTGGTGTGCCATCCGGCCAGCCGGTCACGTTATCCTTGAATGCGATGATGATGTCATCGCTACCGGATTCAGCGTATACCGTTTTGGTTTTGCCATTGTAAATAAGACGTTGTTCGGATTGTTCAGGCATAGTACCCCTTGTTTAATCGAGGTCGAAGCGCTCCATCATCAATGGAATTAAGTCAGCCAGATTATCCAAATGCGGGCAGTCCACCTCACTGTAACAGTGACGCCGATCTATCAGCACTGGGGCGATCCCTACTGCTCGGGCACCTATGACGTCGGC of Chloroflexota bacterium contains these proteins:
- a CDS encoding phosphoribosylaminoimidazolesuccinocarboxamide synthase; amino-acid sequence: MPEQSEQRLIYNGKTKTVYAESGSDDIIIAFKDNVTGWPDGTPDPGGNFIVGTIPGSGKKNLTITMAFFTLLRQAGIATPIIQQLDEWQIRVEALKLIPLEVICRNQATGSFVRRYGEFVQEGQPLDGLIEFTLKDDLLGDPLITEEAVRKLSIIDAAEIEQIKRTVRQVNSVMQCFLAPLGIELWDFKLEFGRRPNGELVVRDEICPPYGAFSP